A stretch of Saccharomyces eubayanus strain FM1318 chromosome I, whole genome shotgun sequence DNA encodes these proteins:
- a CDS encoding DUP/COS family protein: protein MQSDNDVKLDTLSEPSAPLITENVALPKDIFKSYFSYLLYEFVHNGKLLMISFMIPMVPILLALTFHYVAVYIVASVVCFFGFINIICVLASLFDAPISDKEFKIKLLLEVIARKPALKGEEWRTITYNTNRYLFENDLWNTPYHFYSDKECHRFFKDLVETGRRVVASAGPSTNDNNNTLSDPSTNGTDNTEDTPPAEASSNTAKSYTYSSDPILEAYFIKAVEVEQQAQRDYWRKQYPDVDMP from the coding sequence ATGCAGTCGGATAATGATGTCAAGCTGGACACGTTGAGTGAACCTAGTGCGCCTTTAATCACGGAGAATGTTGCTCTTCCCAAAGACATCTTCAAGTcctatttttcttatctaTTATACGAATTTGTTCACAACGGTAAACTGTTGATGATTAGTTTCATGATACCTATGGTTCCCATTTTATTGGCTTTGACCTTTCACTACGTTGCCGTTTATATTGTAGCTTCGGTGGTGtgtttctttggtttcatCAATATTATTTGTGTACTAGCATCCCTCTTCGATGCGCCAATCTCTGATAAAGAGTTCAAAATAAAGCTTTTACTGGAGGTAATAGCGCGCAAACCAGCATTAAAGGGCGAAGAATGGAGGACTATTACATATAACACGAATCGATACttgtttgaaaatgatCTATGGAACACTCCATACCATTTCTATAGCGATAAGGAGTGCCACcgttttttcaaagaccTTGTTGAAACAGGAAGACGAGTTGTTGCGTCGGCGGGTCCTTCAACCAACgataataacaatacaCTGTCGGATCCTTCAACCAACGGTACTGACAATACAGAGGATACACCACCAGCCGAGGCTTCGAGCAACACAGCCAAATCGTATACTTATAGTTCTGACCCGATTCTGGAAGCGTATTTTATTAAAGCAGTGGAAGTTGAGCAGCAGGCCCAACGAGACTATTGGAGAAAGCAATATCCGGACGTCGATATGCCTTAG